TGGTATGATGGTCTGGCCGAAATTATCGAATTGAAGCAAGAGGCTGAAAGTAAATTGAAGCCTGGGCATTCATACAAGTCGAAAGATCATCAAATGTACTCTTTCTATCATGAAGCAATCGGCTATTTTTATTGTACAAAGGAAGATTTACGTTTTGTCCGAAGCGCTATTACAAAAATAAAACAGTTGTTTGAACTGCTGTTTAAAGGCAATGAAATCAATATTAAGCAGTACATTGAAATTTTAGAAGGCCATATTGAGCAGGAAATCATACCGGTTATATCGGATCAGCTTGATAAAAAGATTGCTGAAAATATTATTGCCGCATTAGATGAATTAAAAGATGATTCATTGGATAAAATGGATCGTCAAGATTTAGTGCAAGGGTTGCAATATTTTTTAGCGCAAAAACCAGATTTAGAAGATGAATATGAGATGGAACTGTACGGTCAACAAGACCAAAATAATCTTAATATAATCAATTCACTGTTAAATAGCGACGGCCTGCAATTTGAGGACAATCGCGTCATTCATTTTACGATGATGGATAACGAAGCTTTCCCTACACAGCAACCGCTAAATAGTTGGCCGATTTCTCATGATTCTTTTAACATATTATGTGACCATAATAATTATTTAAATCAATTGAAAATGCGAAAAGAGCTAGAGGTTGAAATTGCATGCTATCAATTTTACTTAATTATGACGAATGCGGTAAAAATCAACTTTTCGATTGTTCGACGCCTCGATGAGCAAAAGCACTTGAAACGTTGCTTTTACTTGAATTTTTTATCGCTTATTCAATGGTCGTATAAGCAGCTGAATACATTGTTGCAGAAACGGATAGAAACAAATTATCAAACGGAAACGATTACGTTTGAAGAGCAAAAGTATGATATTATGCCAAGCCAAATGTTCAATCGTTGTCCGAAGCGCTTTGTGTATACATTCTTACTTGATCGCCGTCCAGTTTTTCATGATGTATTCCATGAGCCATTTTTATTCCAGCAGCTGGTTGAATATGATTATGGCATTCGGAAAAAGACGCAAAAATTAACGTTGTATCGTGACTGGTTCCCACATTGGTCTGAAACTAAAAAAGACATTTATGAAGCGACTGCTATGGATTATATGGATAAAAATCCGTATACGGGGACTATTCATTTCACAGTCGTTGATGGTTGGAAGTATTGGGATATTCGAATGGGCTTAAATTTATTCGGCAGCCGCTCAGAAGGGGAAAATACGAAAGGTCGACAAGATCCATTGACAGAAAATCATTTCGTTAAATCTGGCGACCATTGTAAATATTGTCCGTACCAGAGAATTTGTACTGATTCGATGTTATACAAATAGAAAAATTTTTTCTTACAATTTTAGATGAGGATTAGATACACATTATATTATTAATTATCGTAAGTACCGCTACCTGTACTACACCTACCAGTACAATAAAACGCTAAGGTTCGAGGCGTGCGGAAAACTTTCAAATAAGAATCCTGTTCCTGTAAATAAGCACTGTTATCTTTCAACTCGGTTTCTTTTACAGAAAAGAAATAAAAAGATGGATGCTGTTTGCGTAGCAAACTGCTCCCACTTTATATTTTAAATATAGTGTTTGTGCGAACGAAGTGAGTGCAAACACTATCTTTGTCATTTTAATTGGAAATAGCTATAAACCTTTTTATATCAACGTTTATAGCTATTTTTTTGTGTCCGATTTTCTTCGTATATTAAGCTACATATGTCCAATTTTTATCGTACGTCCAGTTTATTTTTTCTAAGTAAAGCTTCTCGTTTATGTGCATCAAATTCGTCACAAATATATTTAATCCGTAAGTCGGATACAGTGCCTTTAGGGTAAACTATGTGAGGATGTAATCTATAGAGTACTGTACGACTAGAAGAGGACTTCATAATTAAGCCTTTTTCTTGAAGGGATTTTACGACATCAGTGATATTGTCTATATTTTCTTTGATATACTCGGCTAACTCCTTACGATTGAAAAACTCGAGTTTATTTTCAAAATGACTCTCTGTATCCTCCGGTTGTCCTCCAATCGAATTATATGAATCATTTGGGTTATGTACTAGATAAAACATATTGTAATGGCAAATAGGAAGGCTTTTATAGATAAAGCCAATCTCCCTGAAGGATAGCTCTTTAAGCATTTCTTTAAGTTTCCCTTTATATAATCTTATAAACCACACTTTTTCGTGTTTTTTTTGGTGATAGCCCATAATATGTAAATCTGGATTAACTTGATAGTGTTTTTTTGACCATACCTTTTTTTAATTAAGATGCCTAATTGAGTGAATTTTTTTAGTTAGACAGAAGTTTGTGAACGACTTTTTCCTAAATACTTTTGGATGTCGGTAAGTGTCATGGGTCTATTATTACTTACCAATAAACCATCCGCTTTGATTTTTATTTTTGCTAACAAACTAATTATAAAACCACAATCAGTTAATGATATGAGGTATTATATTTTTCATTTGATTTTGAAAACATCCAATATGATGTTCAAGCTTTCCTTCCATTATATTGATTGATCTATTAATTTTCTATCTATATGCGTCTCGTTGTTTTTGAGAATTTTGAATCTCTTTTTCTGTAATGAATTTCCCTTCTTCAATTATTGAACCGTCTGAGTCTAGTATAAAAGCCTGTTTAGTTTGAAGATTGATATGAGTTAGATGTTCCATTGAAGCCACTCCTAAATTTATAATGAAAAAACCGTGCTTTAAATGTAACAGGTGCGCACGGTTAGATTTTTTTGTATTAATGTTAAATATAATCCATAATGCTATCTATATGGCGAGGGTTTACACCTAGTTTATTAAGATAAGTGTGAAATGAATCTCTAGTGATAGCTTCCTTATAGTCACTAAATGCTCTATCTACTGGAATAGTTTCTAATGTACCACTTTCAATAGCGCTGCTAATCATATGGGAGCAGCAACGTTAGAAGGGCTTAAGAAATTAAGCACTTTTCACGAAGAATATCAGTTAACAAACCAATTCCGCATGCAAGCAAATGATGACGTAATCAATTGGATCAATTTAAAGTATTTGAATCTTTGAAGGACATGCATGATGAAATAAAAGACAAAAATAAACAGCACGGTTTAAGTCGTATTGTATCAACTTTTGATTACTTACATAAAAAAGATGGTGGGACCTACTATGTGAAAGAATCAAATGGTGAATACCAACTACCATGGAATACAACAAGTACGAAATACACATGGGCTGATTAAGCTGAAACTGTTCATGGGCGGGTCCAATTTATACAATACAAGGCTTTGATTTAAAATATGTTGGGGTCGTGCTTGGGCCATCTGTTCAATATGATGCTGCTAAAGATGAAATCATCATTGATACGAGTAAGTATATGGACAAAGGTGCATATACAGGGATGGAATTGAAAATGTAAATGAAGCCAAGGAAAAAATCGTCTTAAACTCAATCAATATCTTGATGAACCGTGGAATTAAGGGTCTGTTCATTTATGCAAGTGATGAAGCATTGCGCAATAAACTTTTAGAATATCAAAAAGTAGGTGAATAGCATGAGTGAGTTAGACAACTACGTGAAAATATTTTGCAATTTCGAGACCAACGAAACTGGCAGCAATTCCATAATCCTAAAAATCTAGCGCTCTCCTTATCACTTGAAGTAAGTGAATTATTAGAGCTGTTTCAATGGAAAACGAGTGAAGAAGCAGTTGAAAAGAACTTAGATAAGATGAAGGGTGAGCTAGCAGATGTTTTGATTTATGCGATATTATTTGCCAATGAGACGGATATGGACTTAGTAAATATAATAAATAATAAACTTCAAAAAAATAATGAAAAATATCCAATTGAAAAGTTTTCTGGAAAAAATACTAAATACAATGAGATATAAATTTATAAAACAAATTTAAAAGGAATTTAAAAAACCTGAAGTGACCCCTAAAAGTTAGACACGGTTATTTCATTAGGCAGCTTTGGTAAAATGAGTTCGGTACTGCACCGGACTCGTTTTTAATTTTGCCTTGATCCGTTTCGTATTATAGTAATTTATATATTTTTCTAATTCTATTTTAAAATGCTCTATACTTTCAAATTCCTTCATGTACAGGAATTCGGATTTCATAATTCCAAAGAAATTCTCCATGACAGAGTTGTCGTAACAGTTTCCTTTACGAGACATACTTTGAACAATCCCTCTTGATTCTAAGGCGCAACGATATTTTTTCATTTGATAATGCCATCCCTGATCGGAATGCATGAGTAGCTGATGGTGCTCAGGTAAACGTTCGAACGCTTTCTCCAACATATCTGAAACAAGTGAATAGGTTGGTCTAGAGCCAATTGTATACGTGATAATTTCCCCGTTAAATAAATCTAAAACTGGCGATAAATAAAGTTTCTCACCAAACAATTTAAATTCCGTAATGTCTGTCACCCATTTTTCATTTGGGGCATCTGCTTTAAAATGGCGGTCTAAAATATTTGGCGCAATTTTACCCACTTTGCCTTTATACGATTTATACTTTTTCATACGTACTAAACATTTTAAACCTAACTCTTTCATGATACGTTGCACTTTTTTATGATTCACTTTTTGCCCACGATTCGCTAGCTCGTCACGAATACGGCGATAACCATAACGCCCTTCATGTTCTTCATAAATCGCCTTTATTTCTGCTTTTAAATCGGCGTCTGGATCTGGTCGATTCATACGTTTTACTAAATCGTAGTACGTACTTCGTGGAATGCCAGCGAGTTTTACAAGTGCTTTCACCGAATATTTATGCCTTAACTCAAAGACTACTTGTGCTTTGTCCTGTTTGGTGATTTTTCCTTGTTTTGAACTAAGGCATTCAACTTTTTTAAATACTCGTTTTCCATTTCTAGTTGTTTAATGCGTGCTTCAAGTGCTTCGGTAGAGACTTTAACTGGTGCTTGTTTCGATTGTTTATTGGATTCTTTTTTCATGGATGGACGCCCCTTTTTCTTTGATTGAAGGGCATCTAATCCTTGCGTTTCATATTGCTTTCTCCAAGCACTAATTGTTGAAGGGGCAGGTATCTTAAAAATCGCTGCCGTTTCGTTTAAGGACGTACCCTTTTCAATCATAAAATTTAGTACATCCATTTTAAACGCTACTGTGTAATTTGTATATGGCTGAATAAAAGTTTCCACACATTGTATTCATATTGTTTAACCCATTTAAGGATTGCTTTATTGTCCCCATAGATTTAGCTAAATCATAGGAACTTTCCTTTCCATTTAAGTAATGCTCAACTGCTTGTAATTTATCTTCGGCAGTATATTTGACCATAAAAAAACTGCACCTCCAATTGTTAGATGTGTCTAACAATTGGGAAGCAGTTCATAGCAAGGTTTTTTTATTTTGCCTTATACTAAATAATTGCATTTAGTTTAACTCAATGGCATTTAATATGGCGTTTTTTTGAAGTTAACAATTCATATAATTTGCGAACTTTTCAGCTGCTGTCTCTTTAGCTTTTTCTGTTACGTGAGTATAGATATTCATCCTAGTTTGAATGTCACTATGACCCAAATAATCTTGTACTTCTTTAATGCTTGCTCCAGCTTCAAAAAGTAGACTGCAATGTGTATGACGTAATCCGTGTGTAGTAATCTGATCTAAGTTATACTTTTTTTGAACTTGTATCATCCATTTACGAGATTTTGTAGGTTGCAGATACTCATTACACTCATTGCTTAACACTAACTGTTTTGGTTGTAGTGTATTAAAGCCGAGAATTAAATAATCTTACTTTTGTTGTTTTTTCATTCTTGTAAAATATCCATCGTAACTCTATCCATTTTAATCGTACGAATAAAGCTTAGCTCTTATTTTTTGTCGTTTTCACATATAAACGGTTTTCCTTACCACGTGACAAAGCTTTGTTGATACGTATTTCGCCATTTTTGAAATTTATATCATTCCAATTTAATGCTAGAGCCTCTAAAGACAAATTTGACTATTTTTAAAAGACGAATTTTTTATTGCATTTGTCTAATAGAATTTAGATATGCAGAAGCGAGATTTCCAGAAGTATGCTAAGGAAAAAGGATTAAGACGTTTTATGAAGGAAGAAAAGGTATAAAGTAGAAAGAATATAGCGAGGGGTAAGTAAAACTATGACAGTAAATTATCAATTTTATCCTAAGAATAATAGGTTACCGGATTTCTTAAAGTGTGTTGTTGAAGTGTTTAAAGAAATGACAATGATAATTTCACCTACGAATAGAAAATATAAAAGTGATGTAATTTTAGGAGAATGTAAAGATGGGCTATTAAAATTAGGATATAGAGTAGAAGGAAATCATAATACCGATGGAAAGTATATCGAGGTCCCTGTTTTATTCGGGAGAAATAATGCATTAGAAAAATCTTTTCTTGCGGATGCTTTTAATGAAGAGTTAAAATCAGTTATTGAAGTTGAAGCTGGAAGAGAAGTTTTAAATAATAAATTTCTAATTTATTTCAAGCATGTATGATGCAAAATGTAGAGTATTTAACTATAGCGGTTTTAAATAAATATAGAACAAGAAACAAAATCAATTTTGATTTTGATGAAGTATGCAAATTTTTTGATGCACTATATTCAAGTGACAGATTAAATTTACCACTTAAAGGTATATTAATAATTGGGTACGATACTCCTGTTGTTGAAGAAATAGAAGAATCATTTGAAGAAGATGTTGATTAATCCAATTTAAATGAATATCATAGGGCTAATAATAAACTATATGACAACATTCTAAACCTTGAACATCACATGAGGGAGGGGTAGCTAAATCCTTCGCTTCATGAACCTTTATTACATCTTGAATTCCTTTACATTTTGGCAAAACACTAATCATTCTCCTCTCGTTACGCCTAATAATTGAATATCTAAGTTGTTTCTTAAATAGAAAATATCACCAGACTTAATACTACCAATGTCTGTGCTAAATTCATTTTCGACATTAAGTGCAAACAATATTTTACCT
This genomic interval from Lysinibacillus sphaericus contains the following:
- a CDS encoding DNA/RNA helicase domain-containing protein gives rise to the protein MDQFKVFESLKDMHDEIKDKNKQHGLSRIVSTFDYLHKKDGGTYYVKESNGEYQLPWNTTSTKYTWAD
- a CDS encoding nucleotide pyrophosphohydrolase, with the translated sequence MQFRDQRNWQQFHNPKNLALSLSLEVSELLELFQWKTSEEAVEKNLDKMKGELADVLIYAILFANETDMDLVNIINNKLQKNNEKYPIEKFSGKNTKYNEI
- a CDS encoding tyrosine-type recombinase/integrase, with protein sequence MIQVQKKYNLDQITTHGLRHTHCSLLFEAGASIKEVQDYLGHSDIQTRMNIYTHVTEKAKETAAEKFANYMNC